A genomic window from Tissierellales bacterium includes:
- a CDS encoding HD domain-containing protein: MIVWIAVLATSLICSLFYVLWQKAQIESLKKHLDVGAKIASNIKLKDLMREVMVLVQNETKAEASSLYIVDEERQEIWFEVALGEKGDQLKEIRLKIGDGIAGWVAKTGEMINLKDVNDDPRFKKSISKKIEFKNKAMVAVPVKSKGKILGVIQVINKKGGGFFDKRDEGFIIQTAYQVAIALENSQLYEGVKESYLDTIHVLASAIDAKDPYTQGHSKRVTEYSLRMAKYMKFDDDKIEQLEYMAVLHDVGKIGIKDAILNKEAPLDNEEYGIMKTHVTIGAAMLEKVKTLREVAGGAKYHHERYDGRGYMAGLSGDEIPLEARMIAIADAYDAMTTDRPYRKGLSHEIAMEEIQKNSGTQFDPELVEVFKQVMKQ; encoded by the coding sequence ATGATCGTATGGATTGCCGTATTAGCTACATCACTGATATGTAGTTTGTTCTATGTATTGTGGCAAAAAGCACAGATCGAGTCTTTAAAAAAGCATTTAGATGTCGGGGCGAAAATAGCCTCGAATATAAAACTTAAAGATCTAATGAGAGAAGTAATGGTGTTAGTTCAAAATGAAACTAAGGCTGAAGCGAGTTCTCTTTATATAGTAGATGAAGAGAGACAAGAAATATGGTTTGAAGTTGCGCTTGGTGAAAAAGGTGATCAGCTCAAGGAAATCAGGCTCAAAATTGGAGATGGTATTGCTGGCTGGGTAGCTAAAACTGGAGAGATGATTAATCTAAAGGATGTAAATGATGACCCGAGATTTAAAAAGAGTATAAGTAAGAAGATTGAATTTAAGAATAAAGCTATGGTAGCAGTGCCGGTAAAGAGCAAGGGTAAGATACTTGGAGTTATTCAAGTTATAAATAAAAAAGGTGGAGGCTTTTTTGATAAGAGGGATGAAGGTTTTATAATACAAACAGCTTATCAAGTAGCTATTGCACTTGAAAATTCACAATTATATGAAGGCGTAAAAGAATCTTATTTAGATACAATTCACGTATTGGCATCAGCTATAGATGCTAAGGACCCATATACACAGGGTCACTCTAAAAGAGTTACAGAATATTCTCTTAGAATGGCTAAATATATGAAATTTGACGATGATAAGATAGAACAGCTTGAGTATATGGCAGTACTTCACGATGTTGGGAAAATTGGTATAAAAGATGCCATTTTAAATAAAGAGGCACCATTGGACAATGAAGAATATGGCATTATGAAAACTCACGTTACAATAGGAGCAGCGATGCTCGAAAAGGTAAAGACATTGCGTGAGGTAGCTGGGGGGGCAAAGTATCATCATGAGCGTTATGATGGCAGAGGTTATATGGCTGGGCTTTCGGGGGATGAAATTCCGCTTGAAGCTAGAATGATAGCTATAGCTGATGCGTACGATGCTATGACTACCGATAGACCTTATAGAAAAGGTTTATCACATGAAATTGCTATGGAAGAAATTCAAAAAAATTCTGGAACTCAATTTGATCCGGAGTTGGTTGAAGTATTTAAACAGGTCATGAAGCAGTAA
- a CDS encoding DUF3307 domain-containing protein, protein MKSFFLVFWLGHLIGDFVFQTNKIAYLKSQSKHGLLIHVGLVWLAQMIIMSSYGYSGLWAATICSFVHYFVDVLKIELTKKGYKETYLFLFDQSLHASVLFMLTLVFGNAAPLMSLDMHYVSIAAVFLAAGYAGSVFMIIALRDFDKDRKNEGFFKPNERIVDMVFILTMLAIHMVEKPLILRVIVFISGVCIYAFAQRKVNDYNTKTIVFKTSIATMILFYAMAVYRLFN, encoded by the coding sequence GTGAAATCATTTTTTTTAGTTTTTTGGTTAGGACATTTGATTGGAGATTTTGTTTTTCAAACAAATAAAATTGCGTATTTAAAATCTCAATCAAAACATGGGTTATTAATTCATGTAGGTCTTGTTTGGTTGGCTCAAATGATTATTATGTCTAGTTATGGATATAGTGGTCTATGGGCAGCTACGATATGTAGCTTTGTACATTATTTTGTAGATGTTTTAAAAATAGAACTTACAAAAAAAGGATATAAAGAAACGTATTTATTTTTATTTGATCAAAGTTTACACGCTTCGGTATTATTTATGCTTACGTTGGTATTTGGAAATGCAGCTCCTTTGATGTCTTTGGATATGCATTATGTGAGTATAGCTGCAGTTTTTTTAGCTGCAGGATACGCTGGAAGTGTTTTCATGATTATAGCACTCAGAGATTTTGACAAAGATAGAAAAAATGAAGGTTTTTTCAAGCCCAATGAGAGAATCGTTGATATGGTATTTATACTTACAATGTTAGCGATTCACATGGTTGAAAAACCGCTGATTTTACGAGTAATTGTTTTTATAAGTGGCGTATGTATTTATGCTTTTGCTCAAAGAAAGGTTAACGACTATAATACGAAAACTATAGTGTTTAAAACTAGTATCGCTACTATGATATTGTTTTATGCTATGGCTGTGTATAGGTTGTTTAACTAG
- a CDS encoding adenylate/guanylate cyclase domain-containing protein — MKKRLLLCFIIFIVMSWISFNDVFWQLELMLTDSLYIEKEAPSNKIVVVGIDDESTQDIGSWPWPRKVHGKTIEKISEGNPIAIGVDILFLEESADIESDYILSEAVKKAGNVVSASMGVLPESMKIGEIRTEEYYEPFSDLADNSTIGHINVITDRDGDIRQAFLEFSYKDNIIRSFPSQLYEIYRKANPKLKPFEEFKKDGFNRTYIDFVNVPNSFSYISYADIYRDRVAPEYFKDKIILIGPYTEGMQDAYYTAIDGQTKMFGVEVHANILQNFMEDSFKKKTIFWVDFIWIGVMAIISYWIIREQRPLITLLILAVSVLGYFGILYLFFENGYRLQIFYPIVTIVGTYLMDVVLKYAREIKRRKSITRMFGKYVAPQVVSELMKAGEGALELGGKRRMISALFVDIRGFTPLSERATPEEVVEILNDYLELCESAVFNHEGTLDKFIGDAAMAIYNAPLKVEDHAFKAILTALEMKEKSEPLRLKLEERFGKSVYFGIGVNTGEAVVGNIGSKKRMDYTAIGDTINTAARLESNAKGGQILISQATYDCVKDKVEVIDIGEMKVKGKSIVLQVYEVQGLKE, encoded by the coding sequence GTGAAAAAACGACTATTGCTTTGTTTTATCATTTTTATAGTTATGAGTTGGATTTCTTTTAATGATGTATTTTGGCAGCTAGAACTGATGCTTACAGATTCTTTATATATAGAGAAAGAAGCTCCAAGCAACAAAATAGTTGTGGTAGGTATAGATGATGAGAGTACACAAGATATCGGAAGTTGGCCGTGGCCACGGAAAGTACATGGGAAGACTATTGAAAAAATCAGTGAAGGAAATCCGATAGCTATTGGTGTCGATATATTGTTTTTAGAAGAGTCAGCCGATATAGAAAGTGATTATATACTGAGTGAAGCTGTTAAAAAAGCTGGAAATGTAGTTTCGGCATCTATGGGAGTACTGCCAGAGAGTATGAAAATAGGAGAAATAAGAACTGAAGAGTATTACGAACCATTTTCAGATCTTGCAGATAATTCAACCATTGGACATATAAATGTTATTACAGATAGGGATGGAGATATAAGACAGGCATTTTTGGAATTTTCATATAAAGATAATATTATAAGAAGTTTTCCATCACAATTGTATGAGATTTATAGAAAAGCAAATCCAAAGCTAAAGCCGTTTGAGGAATTTAAAAAAGATGGGTTCAATAGAACATATATAGATTTTGTAAATGTGCCTAATAGCTTTTCATATATATCATATGCGGATATTTACAGAGATAGAGTTGCACCAGAGTATTTTAAAGATAAGATAATACTCATAGGTCCGTATACAGAGGGAATGCAAGATGCGTATTATACAGCTATAGATGGTCAAACCAAAATGTTTGGAGTAGAAGTCCATGCAAATATACTTCAAAATTTTATGGAAGATTCTTTTAAGAAAAAGACTATTTTTTGGGTAGATTTTATCTGGATAGGTGTTATGGCAATTATATCGTATTGGATTATAAGAGAGCAAAGACCTTTAATTACTCTTTTGATTCTAGCGGTTTCAGTTTTGGGGTACTTTGGAATATTATATTTGTTTTTTGAAAATGGATATAGACTACAGATTTTTTATCCAATAGTAACAATTGTAGGAACATATTTGATGGATGTCGTTTTAAAGTATGCTAGAGAGATAAAGAGAAGAAAAAGTATTACTAGAATGTTTGGTAAATACGTTGCTCCGCAAGTAGTATCTGAGCTTATGAAAGCGGGAGAGGGAGCTTTGGAGCTTGGCGGAAAGAGAAGAATGATAAGTGCACTATTTGTTGATATTAGAGGTTTTACACCTTTATCAGAACGTGCAACTCCAGAAGAGGTTGTAGAAATATTAAATGATTATTTAGAGCTTTGTGAATCTGCTGTATTTAACCATGAGGGAACTTTGGACAAATTCATAGGTGATGCGGCAATGGCTATTTACAATGCACCGTTAAAGGTTGAAGACCACGCTTTTAAAGCTATACTTACAGCTCTTGAGATGAAAGAAAAATCGGAACCGCTTAGATTGAAACTTGAAGAACGTTTTGGAAAGAGTGTTTATTTTGGAATTGGAGTAAATACTGGAGAGGCAGTAGTTGGTAATATTGGATCTAAAAAACGTATGGACTATACGGCGATAGGAGATACAATAAACACAGCTGCTCGTTTGGAGAGTAATGCGAAAGGCGGTCAAATTCTAATAAGTCAAGCAACATATGATTGTGTAAAAGACAAAGTAGAGGTTATAGATATAGGTGAAATGAAAGTTAAGGGGAAATCAATAGTATTACAAGTTTATGAAGTGCAGGGTTTAAAGGAATAG
- a CDS encoding sigma-54-dependent Fis family transcriptional regulator produces the protein MINEEIQKYKLCVDKSHERCLRYGLKKGLIVSKTILVGDELKHKISENKWLIRVAKPFMDQLYDFVKGSDFFAILTDKDGYILNVVGDDDVLKKANQLKMIIGASMNEKDIGTNAMGTAIVEASPVQISGEEHFIEAYHGWTCSAAPISDENGNIIGSIDLTGHSSDVYSHTLGMVVAASKAIEMTMNLKKKNYILKENNALIKSLFDSIDEGVVLCSLDGEILSVNEKACDMFGYSEVDFMKFYMDEIIQNWNDIKEHYLNENDLFNEDVMINARKNKLYFNLSMYGIREKNLDKKMILMFKDIKKARKLANKILGRRAIYTFEKIIGKSPEFLEAIEFGKQISDSKSTILITGESGSGKEVFAQAIQNYGPRKNESFVAINCGAIPANLIESELFGYEEGAFTGAKKGGQIGKFEIADGGTIFLDEIGEMPLDMQTKLLRVIEEGSIIRVGGRHEIPINVRIIAATNKKLKEEVVKGNFRHDLYYRLNVIPLRLPSLRERKEDIPILIEYFMAKISHRINKKPLNISIWELNKLKNYTWPGNVR, from the coding sequence ATGATAAATGAAGAAATTCAAAAATACAAATTATGTGTAGATAAATCACATGAGAGATGTTTAAGGTATGGTCTGAAAAAAGGGCTGATAGTTAGTAAAACAATATTAGTTGGCGATGAGCTAAAACATAAAATATCAGAAAATAAGTGGTTAATTAGAGTTGCTAAGCCTTTTATGGACCAATTATATGATTTTGTTAAAGGTTCAGATTTCTTTGCAATACTGACAGATAAAGATGGATACATACTAAATGTAGTTGGAGATGACGATGTTTTGAAAAAAGCGAATCAGTTGAAGATGATTATAGGTGCATCTATGAATGAGAAGGATATAGGGACGAATGCAATGGGAACGGCTATAGTTGAAGCTTCTCCGGTACAAATATCAGGAGAAGAGCATTTTATAGAGGCTTATCATGGATGGACGTGTTCGGCAGCTCCAATTTCAGATGAAAATGGAAATATAATAGGATCTATAGATTTAACTGGGCATAGTAGCGATGTTTATTCTCATACATTGGGAATGGTAGTTGCAGCATCTAAAGCTATAGAGATGACTATGAATTTAAAAAAGAAAAATTATATATTAAAGGAAAACAATGCCCTCATAAAATCATTATTTGATTCAATAGACGAAGGTGTTGTACTTTGCAGTTTAGATGGTGAGATACTGAGCGTAAATGAAAAAGCATGTGATATGTTTGGGTATAGTGAAGTAGATTTTATGAAATTTTATATGGATGAGATTATTCAAAATTGGAATGATATAAAAGAACACTATCTAAATGAAAATGATTTATTCAATGAAGATGTAATGATAAATGCTCGGAAAAATAAATTATATTTTAATCTGAGTATGTATGGAATAAGAGAAAAAAACTTAGATAAGAAAATGATATTGATGTTTAAAGATATAAAAAAGGCACGAAAATTAGCTAATAAAATACTTGGAAGAAGAGCTATATATACGTTTGAAAAAATTATTGGTAAGTCACCAGAATTTTTAGAAGCTATAGAATTTGGAAAACAAATATCTGATAGTAAATCCACTATATTGATAACTGGAGAAAGTGGAAGTGGTAAAGAGGTATTTGCACAAGCTATACAGAATTACGGACCTAGAAAAAATGAATCATTTGTTGCGATAAACTGTGGAGCTATACCTGCGAATTTGATAGAATCGGAATTGTTTGGATATGAAGAGGGAGCTTTTACAGGAGCTAAAAAGGGTGGTCAAATAGGCAAATTTGAAATAGCTGATGGCGGAACAATTTTTTTAGATGAAATAGGAGAGATGCCTTTAGATATGCAAACGAAATTACTTCGTGTAATTGAAGAGGGATCTATAATAAGAGTTGGAGGAAGGCATGAAATTCCAATAAATGTACGAATTATAGCAGCTACGAATAAGAAACTTAAAGAAGAAGTTGTAAAAGGAAATTTTAGACATGACTTGTACTATAGGTTAAATGTCATACCATTGAGACTGCCATCACTTAGAGAGCGAAAAGAGGATATACCAATTTTAATAGAGTATTTCATGGCAAAAATATCTCATAGGATAAATAAAAAACCACTAAATATAAGCATATGGGAGTTAAATAAATTAAAAAATTATACGTGGCCAGGAAACGTGAGGG